Genomic window (Pradoshia sp. D12):
GCCAATATTCCGGCTGAGCATGTGTATGAAGTAAATATGTCAGAGAAAACCAATTCTTTAAATGCTTATGTAACAGGGGTTGGCTCAAATTCCAGAATTGTACTCTGGGACACCACATTGAACAGCCTAGAGGATGATGAGATTTTATTTATCATGGCTCATGAAATGGCTCATTATGTGGAAAAACATATATACCTCGGTATTGCCGGGTATTTGGTTCTCATGTTGGTTGGTTTATGGCTGACAGATAAATGGATGAAAAGAGCCATACGGAACAGAGGGGAATTGTATCACTTAGAATCCATGAGTGATATTCGGTCATTGCCGCTCTTTTTACTGATTACGTCCATTCTGTTGTTCGCAGCAAGTCCCGTTACAAATTATGTATCCCGTGTGCAGGAAACAAGAGCAGACACCTATGCATTAAACATGACCGATAATCCTGAAGCAGCTATTTCCTCCTTTCAGAAACTTTCTGAAAAGGGGCTAAGCCAAGTGAATCCGCCTTTACTGATTAAAATATTCCGGAACAGTCATCCAACCATGCTTGAACGGATTGAAATGGCAGAGAAGTATAAAAAATAAAAAGTTATAATGAATAAAATGAAGAGCCCTTCGTTAGACGGAGTGGCTCTGTTTTTGCTATCGTGCAATAAAGGAATTTAAGCAATGAAGGTGGAATAAATAGAGGAAATACATAAAAGGAGAGGGAATATGCGAAAACAATTAAAACAAAATGAATATGCTCCTTATTATCAACCATATGTAGAATTAGTTCCGGAAGGTGATTTGATCCAAATTTTATCCGAACAAATAAAACAGACGATTGCCAATCTGGAAAAAACAACTGATACTCAGGCGGAATTCCGTTATGCCGAAGGAAAATGGAGTATCAAGGAAGTTATTGGGCATATGATTGATACAGAGAGAATCATGGCATACAGGCTTCTTGCAATCGCGCGAGGAGAACGCAGAAACTTGCCAGGTTTTAATGAAGAAGAATATGTTCAGCAAGCATCCTTTACAAAACAAACAGTAGAAGAGCTCCTACAAAACTTTTCTATCGTCCGTCAGTCAACGATTATATTATTAAAAAGTCTCCGCAGTGAAGAGTGGCTGCGCCGAGGCACAGCTAATGATTGCGATATAACGGTTCGGGCTCTGGCTGTTATCATTGCCGGGCATGAATTACATCATCGCAGTATCATCAGTGAACGATATATGAACGCTGACTCAATTCCAAATCAATAACCATATGAGCTGGATTTTCAGCTCTTTTTGTAATTTAAAATACATAGATAAAGGGATGAACGATGATGCCGA
Coding sequences:
- a CDS encoding DinB family protein, with product MRKQLKQNEYAPYYQPYVELVPEGDLIQILSEQIKQTIANLEKTTDTQAEFRYAEGKWSIKEVIGHMIDTERIMAYRLLAIARGERRNLPGFNEEEYVQQASFTKQTVEELLQNFSIVRQSTIILLKSLRSEEWLRRGTANDCDITVRALAVIIAGHELHHRSIISERYMNADSIPNQ